The following coding sequences lie in one Silvanigrella aquatica genomic window:
- a CDS encoding GNAT family N-acetyltransferase — MENIIKIYVDNDIYLSEFMEQDQDELVLLLNEKEFSENTGTIPFPYELVHSKNLLLYAFAEAKKFKKIIHFAIRNQEGKIIGSIGFEKLYKLPTHQAEIGYWLSKKYWGQGIMPKVIQKVCEYGFSELSLARISAMVFIFNIPSCKVLEKSGFIKEGVLRNFFLQNGNIFDGVIYSKIKHS, encoded by the coding sequence ATGGAAAATATTATAAAAATATACGTTGATAATGATATTTATTTGTCAGAATTCATGGAACAAGATCAAGATGAGCTTGTACTTTTACTAAATGAAAAAGAATTTTCAGAAAATACAGGTACTATACCATTTCCATATGAATTAGTTCACTCTAAAAATTTATTACTCTATGCTTTTGCAGAAGCAAAGAAATTTAAAAAAATTATTCATTTTGCTATTCGCAACCAAGAAGGTAAAATTATTGGTTCCATTGGATTTGAAAAACTATATAAATTACCAACACACCAAGCAGAAATTGGATATTGGCTTTCAAAAAAGTATTGGGGGCAGGGGATTATGCCTAAAGTTATTCAAAAAGTTTGCGAGTATGGTTTTAGTGAACTTTCTTTGGCAAGAATAAGTGCAATGGTTTTTATATTTAACATACCTTCTTGCAAAGTTCTTGAAAAATCTGGTTTTATAAAAGAAGGCGTTTTAAGAAATTTTTTTCTCCAAAATGGTAATATTTTCGATGGAGTTATATACTCAAAAATAAAGCATTCTTAA
- the queA gene encoding tRNA preQ1(34) S-adenosylmethionine ribosyltransferase-isomerase QueA, with protein MKTDFFNYDLPEELIAQIPLENRSESRLLVCNSNNQSIQDKMFKEIPNVLNEVFQLKKTQSKVLLIANDSRVYPARVRIRRKTGARGEVFFLETGAKKTYRCLLRPKSKLKIDEVIYADIEEEKPLFKVTNLEPPEVSIIGSVSLDDILNQYGEMPLPPYIKRDPHKNKSNINLDKERYQTIYSNMNEIGSSAAPTAGLHFTPEIISECKNSNIEFAYVTLHVGLGTFLPVMAENIESHQMHEEYYHISHNTVEKIAEYIENNWPIVFVGTTSLRTVESFFRLAFPDLNQNTIYKMGSDKKLINYLTPYSNKWLPTKIFIYPKDEKDKFIPLIGKAIITNFHQPGSTLAMLVAALMGVKFWQVFYTHAIEKKYRFFSYGDSSLLVFGANV; from the coding sequence GTGAAAACAGATTTTTTTAACTATGATTTGCCTGAAGAACTTATTGCTCAAATCCCTCTGGAAAATCGAAGCGAAAGCCGCCTTCTTGTTTGCAATTCAAATAATCAATCAATTCAAGATAAAATGTTTAAAGAAATTCCTAATGTTTTAAACGAGGTTTTTCAATTAAAAAAAACGCAATCTAAAGTTTTATTGATAGCTAATGATTCGCGGGTATATCCCGCTCGCGTTCGTATTCGCAGAAAAACAGGGGCACGGGGCGAAGTCTTTTTTTTAGAGACTGGGGCGAAAAAGACTTATCGCTGTCTTTTAAGGCCAAAAAGCAAATTAAAAATAGATGAAGTTATTTATGCTGATATTGAAGAAGAAAAGCCCTTATTTAAGGTGACAAATTTAGAACCTCCTGAAGTTAGTATTATTGGTTCTGTTTCTTTAGATGATATTTTGAATCAATATGGTGAAATGCCTTTGCCTCCCTATATTAAAAGAGATCCGCATAAAAATAAATCAAACATAAATTTAGATAAAGAACGGTATCAAACAATTTATTCTAATATGAATGAAATAGGAAGTTCTGCAGCTCCCACAGCAGGTCTTCATTTTACACCTGAAATTATTTCGGAATGTAAAAATTCAAATATTGAATTTGCTTACGTAACACTTCATGTTGGATTAGGTACATTTTTACCAGTAATGGCTGAAAATATTGAAAGTCATCAAATGCATGAAGAATATTATCATATTTCTCATAATACAGTCGAAAAAATTGCAGAATATATTGAAAATAATTGGCCTATCGTATTTGTGGGAACGACTTCCTTAAGAACTGTTGAAAGTTTTTTCCGTCTTGCTTTTCCCGATTTAAATCAAAATACAATATACAAAATGGGAAGTGATAAAAAATTAATAAATTATTTAACCCCTTATTCTAATAAATGGTTACCAACTAAAATATTTATTTATCCTAAAGATGAAAAAGATAAATTCATTCCCTTAATTGGTAAGGCGATTATCACAAATTTTCATCAACCTGGCAGTACTCTTGCTATGCTCGTTGCTGCTTTAATGGGTGTGAAATTCTGGCAAGTCTTTTACACACATGCTATAGAAAAAAAGTATCGTTTTTTTAGTTATGGAGATTCTAGTCTTCTTGTTTTTGGAGCAAATGTCTAA
- a CDS encoding oxidoreductase — protein MRKLNTALVGFGLSGSTFHAPILSQLPGFCLSHISSSKKALVQSRYPEACLISNFEDLCGVSKIDLIVITSPHATHYQIAKKALESGRNVIVEKPFVLNLNEGEKLINIAKQNKLFLSVFQNRRWDNGFLTLKKYLKENIFGDIFLYESYFDRYRPNVDHSKWKENDQIDSGIFYDLGVHLIDQSLNLFGMPHEVFADFEKQRSGAKAIDYFNLILKYEKLRVTLGSSSVMTTPRPVHALYGTKGSFVKYGLDPQENDLRASKKFNSENWGEENESYSPTITIENENNFTKTHVKSLKGSYQAYYEAVYQSIVYGKENPVTPESALNNIKIIECAMASAQHKKWVPIV, from the coding sequence ATGCGTAAATTAAATACGGCACTTGTTGGATTTGGACTTTCGGGCTCCACTTTTCATGCTCCCATCCTTTCACAACTTCCTGGATTTTGCCTATCTCATATCAGTTCTTCTAAAAAGGCTCTTGTCCAAAGCCGCTACCCAGAGGCTTGCCTCATTTCAAATTTTGAGGATTTATGTGGAGTTTCTAAAATTGATTTAATTGTTATTACATCTCCACATGCTACGCATTATCAAATTGCAAAAAAGGCATTAGAATCGGGGAGGAATGTTATTGTCGAAAAACCTTTTGTTTTAAATCTTAATGAGGGAGAGAAATTAATTAATATTGCAAAACAAAATAAGCTGTTTTTAAGTGTATTTCAGAACAGACGATGGGATAATGGTTTTTTAACTTTAAAAAAATATTTAAAGGAAAATATTTTTGGCGATATTTTTCTTTATGAATCCTATTTTGATAGATATCGTCCTAATGTAGATCATTCGAAATGGAAAGAAAATGATCAAATTGATTCCGGTATTTTTTATGATCTTGGTGTGCATCTGATCGATCAATCTCTAAATCTTTTCGGAATGCCTCATGAAGTTTTTGCTGATTTTGAAAAGCAAAGAAGCGGTGCTAAAGCTATTGATTATTTCAATTTAATATTAAAATATGAAAAATTACGTGTTACTTTAGGCTCCTCCTCTGTTATGACAACGCCACGACCAGTTCATGCTCTTTATGGGACAAAAGGATCCTTTGTTAAATATGGTCTCGATCCCCAAGAAAATGATTTACGGGCAAGTAAAAAATTCAATTCAGAAAATTGGGGTGAGGAAAATGAAAGTTATTCGCCAACAATAACAATTGAAAATGAAAATAACTTTACAAAAACACACGTTAAAAGTTTAAAAGGAAGTTATCAAGCATATTATGAGGCTGTTTATCAATCGATTGTTTATGGAAAAGAAAATCCTGTGACTCCTGAGTCTGCCTTAAATAATATTAAAATTATAGAATGTGCTATGGCAAGCGCGCAGCATAAGAAGTGGGTTCCCATTGTTTAG
- a CDS encoding LPP20 family lipoprotein gives MYFTSIRKNIAVTIFFLSSSYSLAYAQTDPCSTLADMQSKSDATLFVGYGSGPSQKESDQNAQIDLARNIRQKVTASSAVEESNQETTLKASSKSVVSEILIGAKVLKRCPNNSSFSTVVTLEKANFISSLNEKLTTNIKKAVSLNKAISTAKTEEILAQQVESSKKFLADYQENFEADLELCKVYKGCANLNSENAIQELSELVAKQGDKDQYLLVTNEDKVSTALRENIITLLEADNIKIMDESVSEDSKNSKRKIRASCKAKVGSKIPGSNDRIVETTCTVEAYIGKQKKFRKVFSCKATADAEISTDDAVSSCSGRLQLE, from the coding sequence ATGTATTTTACAAGTATTCGGAAAAATATTGCTGTAACAATATTTTTCTTATCAAGTTCTTATTCCCTTGCTTATGCACAAACAGATCCCTGCTCTACTCTTGCGGACATGCAATCAAAATCAGATGCTACTTTGTTTGTAGGTTATGGTTCGGGGCCATCGCAAAAAGAATCTGATCAAAATGCACAAATAGATTTAGCACGTAATATCAGACAAAAGGTAACAGCTTCTTCTGCTGTGGAAGAATCTAATCAAGAAACAACTTTAAAAGCTTCCTCTAAATCCGTAGTATCTGAAATTTTAATAGGAGCTAAAGTATTAAAGAGGTGTCCTAACAATTCGTCATTTTCAACAGTTGTTACATTAGAAAAAGCAAATTTTATTTCATCATTAAATGAAAAATTAACGACAAATATTAAGAAAGCAGTTAGTTTAAATAAGGCTATTTCTACCGCAAAAACAGAAGAAATACTTGCACAACAAGTAGAATCTTCTAAAAAATTTCTTGCAGATTATCAAGAAAACTTTGAAGCGGATTTAGAATTATGCAAAGTTTATAAAGGGTGTGCTAATTTGAATTCGGAAAATGCCATTCAAGAACTTTCTGAATTGGTTGCCAAACAAGGTGATAAAGATCAATATCTTTTAGTCACAAATGAGGACAAGGTATCAACTGCTCTGCGCGAAAATATTATTACTTTATTAGAAGCCGATAATATTAAAATCATGGATGAATCGGTTTCTGAAGATTCGAAAAATTCAAAGCGTAAAATACGAGCGAGTTGCAAAGCTAAAGTGGGTTCCAAAATTCCAGGCTCAAACGATCGCATTGTGGAAACAACTTGTACAGTGGAAGCTTATATTGGCAAACAAAAAAAGTTTCGTAAAGTTTTCAGCTGTAAGGCAACTGCCGATGCTGAAATTTCTACAGACGATGCTGTATCTTCATGTTCGGGGCGACTTCAGTTAGAATAA
- a CDS encoding BLUF domain-containing protein: MPLVQLIYFSQVNSNTINLTETNKSILNSAISRNREFGITGVLLHNNNYYLQMIEGPRDNVNHIYSRLHQDNRHKNLQILMFKDIFERYFKDWSMGWASGGLEKYKIFYKYCSTQTLNPNELTGVSAFNLLQDFVNLGAIQNIQKECEFPYQH, encoded by the coding sequence ATGCCTTTGGTACAGCTTATTTATTTTAGTCAAGTGAATTCAAATACAATAAATTTAACAGAAACTAATAAATCCATATTAAATTCTGCTATTAGTAGGAATAGAGAATTTGGTATTACGGGGGTCTTACTTCATAATAATAATTATTATCTGCAAATGATTGAAGGACCCAGAGACAACGTAAATCATATTTATTCGCGACTTCATCAAGACAATAGGCATAAAAATTTACAAATATTGATGTTTAAAGATATTTTTGAAAGATATTTTAAGGATTGGTCTATGGGCTGGGCAAGTGGGGGGCTTGAAAAATATAAGATATTTTATAAATACTGCTCTACTCAAACCTTAAATCCAAATGAATTGACGGGCGTTTCAGCGTTTAATTTGCTTCAAGATTTTGTTAACTTAGGTGCTATTCAAAATATTCAAAAAGAATGTGAATTTCCTTATCAGCATTAA
- a CDS encoding heavy metal translocating P-type ATPase — MRNQNELNLVYIIEGMDCGGCAAKVETFCNKMNGIKEAKVNFSTSTLSVSFLDDLEAKYKLEEGIQSLGYLITEQIIENKINQDNNEIKLKTQNNFRIRMRSPKNKSIIDKKIRLNNEAHQRNSHLHSKSMQTHQHLHTHNKMSWLPIIFLSSAFLISMVIESFSKNMGLLAFAILTIISLFPALKKATLFMKVGYVFSVETLMSISAIGAIFIGAAEEAAAVMILFKIGESLEAFTTEKAKAGINSLASLLPEFALRILKEGSSQLIRQSEIQKYDIIEIKAGERIPVDGEIRQGASFLDESLLTGESEPQYKSLGEKVIAGSICLDGNLLITATVPGHQNTVTRLMKLVETAQSSKTRIVRSIEKFSKIYTPLVLAIGLLVAIVPPLFFSESWTQWIYRGLTILLIGCPCALIISTPSAIASAITAATKMGILIKDASALEEIGKIKKIAFDKTGTITTGHLKIENVISFDQNENEVLKLGASLEIKSNHPLAKAICDEAQKRNIFIEPISNVISLAGKGIQGVLNNKKIIICSPKYAESLNCLSENQMLEIKKYQEQGKSIAVIVEDVTAKGFISLSDQLKPDTKESLFKLNQMGIQNIILTGDNNLCAKNITQDLNIELHSELLPEEKLKYIQKQTSSEPIIMVGDGINDAAALAAAHVGIAMGNGTDVAVDTAQIVIAKNNLSAVVDTIHLSRKTMANIKQNIAIAIGLKAIFLVLTILGDTQLWMAILADTGATVIVTLNALRLLRIKQTHKTKQWEPTSYAARLP, encoded by the coding sequence ATGAGAAATCAAAATGAGCTTAACTTAGTCTATATTATAGAAGGCATGGATTGCGGGGGATGCGCTGCCAAAGTAGAAACCTTCTGTAATAAAATGAATGGCATTAAAGAAGCAAAGGTTAATTTTTCGACCTCAACTTTGTCTGTTTCTTTTTTAGATGATTTAGAAGCAAAATATAAACTTGAAGAAGGCATCCAATCTTTAGGTTACCTTATTACAGAACAAATTATTGAGAATAAAATAAATCAAGACAACAATGAAATAAAATTAAAAACACAAAATAATTTTAGAATCAGAATGCGATCTCCAAAAAACAAATCCATTATTGATAAAAAAATCAGATTAAATAATGAAGCTCATCAAAGAAATTCACATCTGCATTCAAAAAGTATGCAGACTCATCAACACCTACACACTCACAATAAAATGAGCTGGTTACCCATTATTTTTCTAAGTTCCGCATTTTTAATCTCTATGGTTATTGAATCTTTTTCAAAAAACATGGGCTTACTGGCCTTTGCTATTTTAACCATAATATCTCTTTTTCCTGCGCTTAAAAAAGCTACTTTATTTATGAAAGTGGGCTATGTCTTTAGCGTTGAAACTCTAATGAGCATATCTGCTATCGGTGCTATTTTTATTGGGGCTGCAGAAGAAGCCGCTGCGGTTATGATTTTATTTAAAATTGGAGAAAGCCTGGAGGCCTTCACTACGGAAAAAGCAAAAGCAGGTATTAATTCATTGGCTTCTTTACTTCCTGAATTTGCCCTTCGTATTTTAAAAGAGGGATCTTCGCAATTAATAAGGCAATCTGAAATTCAAAAATACGATATTATTGAAATAAAAGCGGGAGAAAGAATTCCCGTGGATGGAGAGATTCGACAAGGAGCCAGTTTTTTGGATGAATCTCTTTTAACTGGAGAATCGGAACCACAATACAAATCTTTGGGTGAAAAAGTCATTGCGGGCTCGATTTGTCTTGATGGGAATCTTCTTATAACGGCAACGGTTCCTGGACATCAGAATACCGTAACACGCTTAATGAAATTAGTTGAAACTGCACAAAGTTCTAAAACCCGTATTGTCCGGAGTATTGAAAAATTTAGTAAAATTTATACACCCCTTGTCTTAGCAATCGGCTTACTCGTGGCTATTGTTCCTCCTTTATTCTTTTCAGAATCATGGACACAATGGATTTATCGTGGACTCACCATACTTTTAATCGGCTGTCCCTGTGCTTTAATCATATCAACTCCATCGGCCATTGCTTCTGCTATTACAGCGGCAACCAAAATGGGAATTCTGATAAAAGATGCCTCTGCGTTGGAAGAAATCGGTAAAATTAAAAAAATTGCTTTTGACAAAACAGGCACAATTACGACAGGTCATTTAAAAATTGAAAATGTGATTTCTTTTGATCAGAATGAAAATGAAGTTCTAAAATTAGGAGCTTCTCTTGAAATAAAATCGAACCATCCACTCGCTAAAGCGATTTGTGATGAGGCTCAAAAAAGAAATATTTTTATTGAACCTATTTCAAATGTAATTTCACTTGCAGGAAAAGGAATACAAGGAGTATTAAATAATAAAAAAATTATCATATGCTCTCCAAAATATGCCGAAAGTTTAAATTGTTTATCAGAAAATCAAATGCTTGAAATAAAAAAATATCAAGAACAAGGAAAGTCAATTGCCGTTATTGTTGAAGATGTAACAGCAAAAGGATTTATTTCTCTATCCGATCAATTAAAACCAGACACAAAAGAATCTTTATTTAAATTAAACCAAATGGGAATTCAAAATATCATTTTGACAGGTGATAATAACTTATGCGCAAAAAATATAACCCAAGATTTAAATATTGAATTGCATTCCGAACTCTTGCCTGAAGAAAAATTAAAATATATTCAAAAGCAAACCTCAAGCGAGCCCATTATTATGGTGGGCGATGGCATTAACGACGCAGCCGCTTTGGCAGCGGCTCATGTGGGCATTGCCATGGGCAATGGCACGGATGTGGCTGTAGACACCGCACAGATCGTCATTGCAAAAAATAATTTGAGCGCTGTTGTCGACACTATCCATTTATCGCGAAAAACAATGGCTAATATCAAACAAAATATCGCCATAGCTATAGGCTTAAAAGCGATTTTCTTAGTACTGACAATTTTAGGAGATACCCAGCTTTGGATGGCAATTTTAGCAGACACGGGAGCCACAGTCATTGTTACTTTAAATGCTCTTCGTTTATTACGGATAAAACAAACTCATAAAACTAAACAATGGGAACCCACTTCTTATGCTGCGCGCTTGCCATAG
- the alr gene encoding alanine racemase has protein sequence MGESVHLSEFADHASWVEISRSAFAHNVSVYRNLMESYILLGGVLKGNAYGHGFSQCLEIIHDYVDAIFVISPLDAFKIRKYEKENDLVQKRVIVLGSISPEEIVHCAMKVIEVVISDNHWPSYIPHLKRSEKTRGNSYRPLRAHIHIDSGLSREGFQVDDLPEKISFLHNLSSLIHVQGVMSHFANTEDVTEQSYAFEQMGKLNKAYDVITENLGLEYKLEKHIAQSASTLIIPHSQNDMVRLGISLYGLWPSSETKLSAKIVLPELPHLKAALSWKCKSQSVKKIHSGTYIGYGCTYRAERDLRVALLPIGYFDGYPRHLSNKGYVLVNGTRCKILGRVMMNHIIVDVTEATGDESHEVVATLIGKDGAESVTAENLAEWAQTINYEIVTRIGSHLKRMVVD, from the coding sequence ATGGGAGAATCAGTGCATTTGTCTGAGTTTGCAGATCATGCGTCATGGGTTGAAATCAGTCGTTCTGCTTTTGCGCATAATGTGAGTGTTTACCGTAATTTAATGGAATCTTATATCCTTTTAGGGGGTGTTTTAAAGGGGAATGCATATGGGCACGGTTTTTCTCAATGTCTTGAAATAATTCATGATTATGTAGATGCTATTTTTGTGATCAGTCCACTCGATGCTTTTAAAATTAGAAAATATGAAAAAGAAAATGATTTGGTGCAAAAAAGAGTCATTGTTTTAGGCTCAATAAGTCCTGAAGAAATTGTACATTGTGCCATGAAGGTGATTGAAGTGGTGATATCTGATAATCATTGGCCAAGCTATATTCCGCATTTGAAGCGTTCTGAAAAAACAAGAGGAAACAGCTACAGACCTCTCAGAGCTCATATCCACATAGACTCTGGGCTTTCCCGGGAAGGTTTTCAAGTTGATGATTTGCCTGAAAAAATTTCTTTTTTACACAATTTATCTTCGCTCATTCACGTACAGGGTGTGATGTCTCACTTTGCAAATACGGAAGACGTTACAGAACAGTCCTATGCTTTTGAACAAATGGGAAAACTAAATAAAGCTTATGATGTTATTACAGAAAATTTAGGTTTGGAGTATAAACTGGAGAAACACATTGCGCAAAGTGCTTCCACTTTGATTATTCCTCATTCGCAAAATGATATGGTCAGGTTGGGTATTTCTTTGTATGGCTTATGGCCTTCCAGTGAAACTAAGTTATCTGCTAAAATAGTATTGCCCGAACTTCCTCATTTAAAAGCGGCATTAAGTTGGAAATGTAAGAGTCAAAGTGTGAAAAAAATTCATTCGGGAACTTATATTGGATATGGTTGTACCTATCGCGCTGAAAGAGATCTCAGAGTCGCTTTGCTTCCTATAGGGTATTTTGATGGTTATCCCCGACATTTATCAAATAAAGGCTATGTGCTTGTGAATGGCACGCGCTGTAAAATTTTGGGGAGAGTGATGATGAATCATATAATTGTTGACGTAACCGAAGCAACAGGCGATGAATCCCATGAAGTTGTTGCGACACTGATTGGAAAGGATGGTGCGGAATCGGTTACTGCTGAAAATTTAGCAGAATGGGCTCAAACCATCAATTATGAAATTGTGACGCGAATTGGTTCACATCTTAAAAGAATGGTCGTTGATTAG
- the tgt gene encoding tRNA guanosine(34) transglycosylase Tgt, which yields MLSNRNLIEFTKIKSLQLPLDFHKGKYDTENLKAHDLENEFSLLIEKGIARENEKSLLEQVGPRITKLKFGNVELETPIFMPVGTVGSVKSLSPEDVYSIGYRVILGNTYHLNLRPGMELMRDFGGLHEFMRWPGAILTDSGGFQVMSLAKIRKITEEGATFANHINGAKITLTPENVVEIQEDIDSDIQMVLDECTPYPATHAEALASMERSMRWAKRARQARKKLNRAQFGIVQGGMYGDLRVKSIKQLIENDFEGYAIGGLSVGESKREMRRLLSATIPWMPENKPRYLMGVGAPDDLIDAILLGIDMFDCVMPTRNARNGSVFVRSSAAPTGKIQIKNSAHKSSREPLDSQCLCYTCKNYSRAYLRHLFVAEELLVFRLMSIHNLQFLYDLTHEMREAIRSGELFHSLPDIRRKYAPGSV from the coding sequence ATGTTATCTAATCGAAATTTGATCGAATTTACAAAAATAAAATCATTACAATTACCTTTAGATTTTCATAAAGGAAAATATGATACCGAAAATTTAAAAGCACATGATTTAGAAAATGAGTTTTCCCTTTTAATAGAAAAAGGCATAGCAAGAGAAAATGAGAAATCACTTCTGGAACAGGTTGGGCCACGTATTACCAAATTAAAATTTGGAAATGTGGAACTTGAGACCCCTATTTTTATGCCCGTGGGGACTGTGGGAAGTGTGAAATCTCTTTCTCCTGAAGATGTTTATTCTATTGGTTACCGCGTTATATTAGGGAATACGTATCATTTGAATTTACGCCCCGGAATGGAATTAATGCGTGATTTTGGTGGCTTGCATGAATTTATGCGTTGGCCTGGCGCTATTTTAACAGATAGCGGTGGTTTTCAAGTTATGAGCCTTGCTAAAATTCGTAAAATCACAGAAGAGGGTGCCACTTTCGCCAATCACATCAATGGCGCAAAAATAACCTTAACACCTGAAAATGTTGTTGAAATTCAGGAAGATATCGATTCCGATATTCAAATGGTACTCGATGAATGTACTCCTTATCCGGCAACTCATGCGGAAGCTTTGGCAAGTATGGAACGTTCCATGCGTTGGGCAAAAAGAGCTCGTCAGGCACGTAAGAAATTAAATCGTGCTCAATTTGGTATTGTGCAAGGCGGTATGTATGGTGATCTCCGAGTTAAAAGTATTAAACAATTGATTGAGAATGATTTTGAAGGTTACGCTATTGGGGGATTATCTGTAGGCGAATCTAAAAGAGAAATGCGTCGTTTACTTTCAGCAACAATACCTTGGATGCCTGAAAATAAACCTCGTTACCTTATGGGCGTGGGTGCTCCCGACGATCTCATTGATGCCATTTTGCTTGGAATCGATATGTTCGATTGCGTTATGCCAACACGCAACGCGCGCAATGGAAGTGTCTTTGTGAGATCCTCGGCGGCACCAACAGGAAAAATACAAATTAAAAATTCTGCTCACAAATCAAGTCGTGAACCCTTAGATTCACAATGCCTTTGCTATACATGCAAAAATTATTCCAGAGCTTATTTACGTCATCTTTTTGTTGCAGAAGAACTATTGGTTTTTCGCCTCATGTCGATTCATAACTTACAGTTTCTTTATGATTTGACCCACGAAATGAGAGAAGCCATACGATCAGGAGAACTCTTTCATTCTCTTCCTGATATTAGAAGGAAGTACGCACCCGGGAGTGTTTGA
- a CDS encoding metal/formaldehyde-sensitive transcriptional repressor, producing MSTQKKSNSKHTITNKSKLLIRVKKIKGQLEGVEKALEIDKDCKEILHIISSIRGALGGLMAEVMESHILNHMGDDNVSLSEKEVLMAQELVESMKAFMK from the coding sequence ATGTCAACTCAAAAAAAATCCAATTCGAAACATACTATTACAAATAAAAGCAAACTCCTGATTCGAGTCAAAAAAATTAAAGGACAGTTGGAGGGAGTTGAAAAAGCCTTAGAAATCGATAAAGATTGTAAAGAAATTTTACATATTATTTCTTCTATTCGGGGTGCCCTTGGGGGTTTGATGGCGGAAGTGATGGAGAGTCATATTCTAAATCATATGGGCGATGACAATGTTTCTTTAAGTGAAAAAGAAGTGCTTATGGCGCAAGAATTAGTGGAATCTATGAAAGCATTTATGAAATAA